The following proteins are co-located in the Corynebacterium kalinowskii genome:
- a CDS encoding type I polyketide synthase has protein sequence MTEQHILRFDGANRLIDELDNTPFTLVFAGQGVDWLAGLRTAIAAGAGRGITDIVNEAAAKLAGVSDEIAAARPFGFEPIAWAQADQPPLIDASMASISVPGIITAQLATLITLEAQGLDIERAQSAIGHSQGILGAHAMKDLTRAAEFVAIAQLIGAAGSKTAREAGLVPSGEATPMLSIRGITREQLEAAVKGTGIEIGLRNARNWYVAVGVPAELETLKAKLEKLAAKDARDIEGKKRGGTPFAPKFVFLGVQIAFHHTAMMPAVELTVKWAEQAGLDAELARALATEILITPEDWVEDVTTVVDEGSKWLLDVGPGEGVCALTTIVSAGRGVGNVQIGTAAGQSALFDAGSAPTRPESYDQFAPRVENGKLVTKFSELTGRSPMLLAGMTPTTVDPEIVAAAANAGHWAELAGGGQVTPEILESNIAKLDSLLGPGVNAQFNSMFLDPYLWGMQIGGKRLVQKARLNGAPIDGVVITAGIPEHDEAVELIHELRGNGFPWIAFKPGAIKQVRQILEIARSVPEVPVILQVEGGKAGGHHSWEELDDLLIATYGMIRDTANTVLCVGGGIGTPERAAEYITGDWATKYDLPKMPVDGILVGTAAMATLEAKTSESVKQLLVETKGQDEWVGAGAAAFGMASGRSQLGADIHEIDNSFAKCGRLLDSVAGDAEAVAEKRDEIIAAMAKTCKVYFGDLEDMTYAQWLNRYLELSGPFQGEWTDVSWKNRFAQMIERTEARLISQDHGDFEPQVALGENPAEAVAKLAELYPTDDILHPADVTWFLGLCRTPGKPVNFVPVIDKDVRRWWRSDSLWQAHDARYDADQVCVIPGPAAVAGITRANEPVAELLGRFNQAAIDLLEDSVVAAKTATDRVLAAQGTYWAGRNVPSMVARLGSPEGWTLTEGGATHSASGATLRDLDDTHAELTVPLVGSTAPGTTADLKIRFTLPEVGVPTVTQEDAEAAMGELTRIAAGGELPAVDNGVARWNTELSVAHIADYNNVTAAHLDRTVTPAGTAPDVIVGLAWPAIFSAVKSAVIPGTDSASVVEGMLSLVHLEHHIKLVEAQPDELPAQSVPIRVEATADEVSDTDMGRVVVVRARVYATYPDRGELLAAELSERFAIRGRNGKMTARTNTSVFPTVVDTPRSFRAYAKVVAPTSMKPFAIVSGDRNPIHVSNEAAALAGLPEGVIVHGMWTSAIAELIASAGFEGSEPKKVMEYTATMLAPVLPGSEIEFTVERSGVDNRPGFGEVREITAKVDGNLVMTGTAVIAAPRTFYAFPGQGIQSPGMGMAAYQSSAAAREIWDRADAHTRTKLGFSILEIVRNNPSEVIVKGEKFQHPDGVLYLTQFTQVGMATLGCAQVAEMREASALNQRAYFAGHSVGEYNALAAYAGVLSLESVVEIVYARGLTMHRLVERDANGVSNYGLAALRPNKMKLSAEDVFPYVEGIAKESGEFLEIVNYNIAGVQYAVAGTRAGLAALAADAEKRAPGMRAFIQIPGIDVPFHSSHLRDGVGAFRDHLDSLIPHEIDLDILIGRYIPNLVARPFELSREFVESMAEVVSSHLLDEILADYEAAEKDEQKLARTLLIELLAWQFASPVRWIETQHLALTSLEVDRFVEVGVGSAPTIANMLGQTLRLPQYADVDIEVLNIERDAATVFATDAFTREVEEAPASEAAAPAAENVAVRATEAAPAPAAAPAGGPRPEDIAFTPGDATDMLIAIWTKVRPDQMAATDSIETLVEGVSSRRNQLLLDLGVEFGLGAIDGAADAELSDLKNTVSRMAKGYSAFGPVLSDSSADALRRITGPTGKRPSYIAERVTGTWQLGQGWADHVQAEIVMGAREGASLRGGDLATLTPAAPSNASELDALIDAAVQAVASRRGISVGLPSAGGAGGGVVDSAALGEFAEAVTGREGVLAETARTILSTLGLAESPAHGLSEREDNADLFELVSRELGSDWPRQVAPSFDADKAVLLDDRWASAREDITRFALGEISELDITGAGEAAAQQAEYFGLTELAQQARTTDALQYASDVAVVTGASPNSIAAAVTEGLLAGGATVVVTTSSLNHGRLEFYKKLYRSAARGQAALWIVPANLSSYTDLDAVIEWIGNEQTATVNGAKKVLKPALVPTLLFPFAAPRVSGSLADAGPQAENQMRLLLWSVERLIAGLSEIGVDTEIGKRLHVVIPGSPNRGRFGGDGAYGESKAALDALVTRWHAEPVWGDRTSLVHALIGWVRGTGLMGGNDPLVEAVEAAGVRTYATNEIAEELLSQVAPSVREEAAQTPVVKDFTGGLGEADLNLAELARGAAAQAAAAEQDVEKPVTIKALPTPYRRFEATAPSFEVTQRLEDMVVIVGAGELGPYGSARTRFDAELTGSLSAAGVTELAWSMGLIHWDEDPKPGWYDASDDPVAEEDIFDRYHDEVLARVGVRQYHDDFGMVDNLMPELTTVYLDRDLNFNVSDEAAARTFVDSEPDTTTAHFDEEAGEWVVTRKAGSAVRVPRRMAMSRFVGGQIPEGFDPSVYGIPADMIDNLDRVAVWNLVCTVDAFLSSGFTPAEIMRSLHPTRVSSTQGTGMGGMASLRSLFVDGLLAEPRQNDILQEALPNVMAGHVMQSYVGGYGQMIHPVAACATAAVSVEEGMDKIRLGKADFVVAGGLDDLSMEGITGFGDMAATADSGVMRAKGIDDKFFSRANDRRRGGFVESAGGGTILLARGSVAADLGLPVLGVVAFAESFADGAHTSIPAPGLGALGAARGGTDSRLVHALAAVGVTPDEIAVVSKHDTSTEANDPNESDLHTRIARAIGRTQGNPLYVISQKTLTGHAKGGAAAFQMIGLTQVLRSGVVPPNRALDCVDPALAKNDALVWLRSQLDLRAKAPKAGLVTSLGFGHVSALIAIVHPAAFEAALGDRVASWREAAAAREDAGLRRILGAMHGGSALYEKPVDRNLGGTGAAAKEREAAMLLSESARLIDGVMQP, from the coding sequence GTGACTGAGCAGCATATCCTGCGATTTGACGGTGCGAATCGACTCATCGATGAGCTAGACAACACGCCATTTACGCTGGTCTTTGCAGGACAGGGCGTTGATTGGCTCGCTGGACTGCGCACCGCCATCGCCGCAGGCGCAGGCCGGGGAATCACGGACATCGTCAATGAGGCTGCGGCCAAGCTCGCCGGTGTTTCGGACGAGATCGCCGCCGCTCGACCATTCGGTTTCGAGCCGATCGCATGGGCGCAAGCTGACCAGCCACCATTGATTGACGCATCGATGGCGTCGATTAGCGTGCCAGGCATCATCACCGCACAGCTCGCAACCCTCATCACCCTCGAGGCTCAGGGCCTCGACATCGAGCGCGCGCAGTCCGCAATCGGACACTCCCAGGGAATCCTCGGCGCGCACGCCATGAAGGACCTGACTCGCGCCGCGGAATTTGTTGCTATCGCCCAACTCATCGGTGCTGCTGGTAGCAAAACTGCCCGCGAGGCAGGCCTGGTACCTTCCGGCGAAGCAACGCCGATGCTGTCCATTAGGGGCATCACTCGCGAGCAGCTCGAAGCCGCCGTCAAGGGCACCGGGATTGAGATCGGCCTGCGTAACGCCCGCAACTGGTACGTCGCCGTGGGCGTACCGGCGGAACTCGAGACGCTGAAAGCGAAGCTGGAAAAGCTTGCTGCCAAGGACGCTCGCGACATCGAGGGCAAGAAGCGCGGTGGCACCCCGTTCGCACCGAAGTTCGTGTTCTTGGGCGTGCAGATCGCCTTCCACCACACCGCAATGATGCCGGCTGTCGAGCTCACCGTGAAGTGGGCTGAGCAGGCCGGACTCGACGCAGAACTCGCCCGCGCGCTGGCCACTGAAATCCTCATCACCCCAGAAGACTGGGTAGAAGATGTCACCACCGTTGTCGACGAGGGCTCCAAGTGGCTCCTCGATGTCGGCCCAGGCGAAGGCGTCTGCGCACTGACCACCATCGTCTCTGCGGGCCGTGGCGTAGGCAACGTCCAGATCGGCACCGCCGCCGGTCAATCCGCGCTTTTCGACGCCGGTTCCGCCCCAACCCGCCCAGAGTCCTACGACCAGTTCGCACCACGCGTGGAAAACGGCAAGCTGGTTACCAAGTTCTCCGAGCTCACCGGCCGCAGCCCAATGCTGCTCGCTGGCATGACCCCAACCACCGTTGATCCGGAGATCGTTGCAGCTGCTGCTAACGCTGGACACTGGGCTGAGCTCGCAGGTGGCGGTCAAGTGACTCCGGAGATCCTGGAAAGCAACATTGCCAAGCTGGACTCTCTGCTGGGGCCTGGTGTCAACGCTCAGTTCAACTCCATGTTCCTGGATCCTTACCTGTGGGGCATGCAGATCGGTGGCAAGCGCCTGGTGCAGAAGGCCCGACTCAACGGCGCACCGATCGACGGCGTGGTCATCACCGCAGGCATCCCAGAGCACGATGAAGCTGTCGAGCTCATTCACGAGCTGCGCGGCAACGGCTTCCCATGGATCGCTTTCAAGCCGGGTGCCATCAAGCAGGTCCGACAGATCCTCGAGATCGCTCGCTCCGTGCCTGAGGTTCCGGTCATCCTGCAGGTGGAGGGCGGCAAGGCCGGTGGCCACCACTCTTGGGAAGAGCTCGATGACCTGCTGATCGCCACCTACGGCATGATCCGCGACACCGCCAACACCGTGCTGTGTGTCGGTGGCGGCATCGGTACGCCTGAGCGCGCCGCTGAGTACATCACCGGTGACTGGGCAACCAAGTACGACCTGCCAAAGATGCCTGTCGACGGCATCCTGGTTGGCACCGCTGCCATGGCTACCCTCGAGGCAAAGACCTCCGAGTCCGTCAAGCAGCTCCTGGTAGAGACCAAGGGCCAGGACGAGTGGGTGGGCGCTGGCGCCGCAGCCTTCGGCATGGCTTCCGGTCGTTCCCAGCTCGGCGCTGACATCCACGAGATCGATAACTCCTTTGCCAAGTGTGGCCGTCTCCTTGACTCCGTTGCCGGTGACGCAGAGGCAGTCGCCGAAAAGCGCGATGAGATCATCGCCGCCATGGCAAAGACCTGCAAGGTGTACTTCGGTGACCTTGAGGACATGACCTACGCCCAGTGGCTGAACCGCTACTTGGAGCTTTCCGGTCCATTCCAGGGCGAATGGACCGACGTGTCCTGGAAGAACCGCTTTGCGCAGATGATCGAGCGCACCGAGGCTCGCCTCATCTCCCAGGACCACGGCGACTTCGAACCACAGGTTGCACTGGGGGAGAACCCAGCCGAGGCCGTCGCAAAGCTTGCCGAGCTGTACCCAACCGACGACATCCTGCACCCAGCCGATGTCACGTGGTTCCTTGGCCTGTGCCGTACCCCGGGCAAGCCAGTGAACTTCGTGCCAGTGATCGACAAGGACGTGCGCCGCTGGTGGCGCTCCGACTCCCTGTGGCAGGCACACGACGCGCGTTACGACGCCGACCAGGTCTGCGTCATCCCAGGACCGGCAGCGGTCGCGGGCATCACCCGCGCGAACGAGCCAGTTGCCGAGCTGCTTGGCCGCTTTAACCAAGCCGCAATCGACCTGCTTGAGGATTCCGTGGTAGCTGCAAAGACTGCCACCGACCGCGTTCTTGCTGCTCAAGGAACCTACTGGGCTGGCCGCAACGTCCCATCCATGGTCGCTCGACTTGGTTCCCCTGAAGGCTGGACCCTGACTGAAGGTGGCGCCACCCACTCCGCTTCCGGCGCAACGCTGCGCGACTTGGACGACACTCACGCTGAACTGACCGTCCCACTCGTCGGCTCCACCGCGCCAGGTACTACCGCAGATCTGAAGATCCGCTTCACGCTCCCTGAGGTCGGCGTCCCAACCGTCACTCAGGAAGACGCTGAGGCTGCCATGGGTGAACTCACCCGCATCGCAGCAGGTGGCGAGCTTCCAGCCGTTGACAATGGTGTCGCACGCTGGAACACCGAGTTGTCCGTGGCCCACATCGCTGACTACAACAACGTCACCGCTGCGCACCTGGACCGCACCGTGACCCCAGCGGGCACCGCACCGGATGTCATCGTCGGTCTCGCATGGCCTGCCATCTTCTCCGCAGTCAAGTCCGCGGTTATCCCAGGCACCGATTCCGCCTCCGTGGTGGAAGGCATGCTCTCCCTGGTCCACCTCGAGCACCACATCAAGCTGGTCGAGGCACAGCCAGATGAACTGCCTGCACAGTCCGTGCCGATTCGCGTGGAAGCCACCGCAGATGAGGTCTCCGACACCGACATGGGTCGTGTCGTCGTTGTTCGCGCTCGCGTGTACGCCACTTACCCAGACCGTGGCGAGCTACTGGCCGCCGAGCTGTCTGAGCGCTTCGCCATCCGTGGCCGCAACGGCAAGATGACCGCCCGCACCAACACCTCGGTGTTCCCAACTGTGGTGGACACCCCACGCTCCTTCCGTGCCTACGCCAAGGTCGTGGCACCTACCTCCATGAAGCCGTTTGCGATCGTCTCCGGCGACCGCAACCCGATTCACGTCTCCAACGAAGCCGCAGCCCTGGCGGGACTCCCAGAAGGCGTGATCGTCCACGGCATGTGGACCTCCGCTATCGCCGAGCTCATTGCTTCCGCAGGCTTCGAAGGCTCCGAGCCGAAGAAGGTCATGGAGTACACCGCGACGATGCTCGCACCAGTGCTCCCAGGCTCCGAAATCGAGTTCACCGTCGAGCGCTCGGGCGTCGACAACCGCCCAGGCTTTGGCGAGGTTCGCGAGATCACCGCAAAGGTCGACGGCAACCTGGTCATGACCGGCACCGCCGTTATCGCCGCACCTCGCACGTTCTATGCCTTCCCAGGCCAGGGCATCCAGTCCCCAGGCATGGGCATGGCTGCGTACCAGTCGTCCGCGGCTGCCCGCGAGATTTGGGACCGCGCAGACGCACACACCCGCACCAAGCTTGGCTTCTCCATCCTGGAAATCGTCCGCAACAACCCATCCGAAGTCATTGTCAAGGGCGAGAAGTTCCAGCACCCAGACGGCGTGCTCTACCTGACCCAGTTCACCCAGGTCGGCATGGCCACCTTGGGCTGCGCACAGGTCGCCGAAATGCGTGAGGCATCAGCTCTTAACCAGCGCGCCTACTTCGCCGGTCACTCCGTGGGCGAGTACAACGCCCTCGCGGCGTACGCTGGCGTGCTCTCCCTCGAGTCCGTTGTTGAGATCGTCTACGCCCGTGGCCTGACCATGCACCGTCTGGTCGAGCGCGACGCTAATGGCGTCTCCAACTACGGCCTCGCTGCACTGCGTCCGAACAAGATGAAGCTCTCCGCTGAGGATGTCTTCCCATACGTGGAGGGCATTGCCAAGGAGTCCGGCGAGTTCCTCGAAATCGTCAACTACAACATCGCCGGTGTCCAGTACGCCGTCGCCGGTACTCGTGCGGGGCTCGCTGCGCTCGCCGCGGATGCGGAAAAGCGCGCGCCGGGTATGCGTGCCTTCATCCAGATCCCGGGCATCGACGTCCCATTCCACTCCTCGCACCTGCGCGACGGTGTGGGCGCATTCCGCGATCACCTGGATTCCCTGATTCCGCACGAGATTGACCTAGACATTCTGATCGGCCGCTACATTCCGAACCTGGTAGCCCGCCCGTTCGAGCTGTCTCGCGAATTCGTCGAATCCATGGCCGAGGTCGTCTCCTCGCACCTGCTTGATGAGATCCTGGCTGATTACGAGGCTGCGGAAAAGGATGAGCAGAAGCTCGCCCGCACACTGCTCATCGAGCTCCTGGCCTGGCAGTTTGCCTCCCCAGTGCGCTGGATCGAAACCCAGCACCTGGCGCTGACCTCCCTTGAGGTGGATCGCTTTGTCGAGGTGGGTGTCGGTTCCGCTCCGACGATCGCCAATATGCTCGGCCAGACCCTGCGCCTGCCGCAGTACGCCGACGTGGACATTGAGGTCCTCAACATCGAGCGCGACGCCGCTACCGTCTTCGCTACCGACGCCTTCACCCGCGAGGTGGAGGAAGCACCGGCTTCCGAGGCAGCAGCACCAGCAGCTGAAAACGTGGCCGTTCGGGCTACCGAGGCTGCTCCTGCACCAGCTGCAGCTCCTGCAGGCGGCCCACGTCCAGAGGACATTGCCTTCACCCCTGGCGATGCCACCGACATGCTGATTGCCATCTGGACCAAGGTTCGCCCAGATCAGATGGCTGCCACCGACTCCATCGAAACCCTCGTCGAGGGCGTGTCTTCCCGACGTAACCAGCTCCTGCTGGACCTCGGCGTCGAATTCGGCCTCGGTGCCATCGATGGCGCCGCTGATGCCGAGCTGTCCGACCTCAAGAACACCGTGTCCCGCATGGCCAAGGGCTACAGCGCTTTCGGCCCAGTGCTCTCTGATTCTTCTGCAGATGCACTGCGTCGCATCACCGGTCCTACCGGCAAGCGTCCGAGCTACATCGCCGAGCGCGTCACCGGAACCTGGCAGCTGGGTCAGGGCTGGGCGGACCATGTCCAGGCCGAGATCGTCATGGGTGCCCGCGAAGGTGCATCCCTGCGTGGCGGCGACCTGGCGACGCTCACCCCGGCAGCTCCGTCCAATGCGTCTGAGCTGGACGCGCTTATCGACGCCGCAGTCCAAGCCGTCGCCTCCCGCCGCGGCATCTCCGTTGGCCTGCCTTCCGCTGGTGGCGCTGGCGGCGGCGTAGTGGACTCCGCTGCACTCGGTGAGTTCGCTGAGGCTGTCACTGGTCGGGAAGGCGTGCTGGCCGAGACGGCTCGCACGATCCTCAGCACCCTGGGTCTTGCCGAATCCCCAGCTCATGGCCTGAGCGAACGGGAAGACAACGCTGATCTCTTCGAGCTGGTCTCCCGCGAACTCGGTTCCGACTGGCCTCGCCAGGTGGCACCAAGCTTCGATGCTGACAAGGCCGTCCTGCTGGATGACCGTTGGGCTTCGGCTCGTGAAGACATCACCCGCTTCGCGCTCGGTGAGATCTCTGAACTGGACATCACTGGTGCTGGCGAAGCTGCAGCTCAGCAGGCTGAGTACTTCGGCCTGACCGAGCTGGCTCAGCAGGCTCGTACTACGGATGCCCTGCAGTACGCTTCCGACGTTGCCGTCGTCACCGGCGCATCCCCGAACTCCATCGCAGCAGCCGTGACCGAAGGCCTGCTCGCTGGCGGTGCCACCGTGGTGGTCACCACCTCCAGCCTGAACCATGGCCGCCTGGAGTTCTACAAGAAGCTCTACCGCTCCGCTGCCCGCGGCCAGGCTGCGCTGTGGATCGTCCCAGCAAACCTGTCCTCTTACACGGATCTCGATGCCGTGATCGAGTGGATCGGCAACGAGCAGACCGCAACCGTGAACGGTGCCAAGAAGGTCCTCAAGCCGGCATTGGTTCCGACCCTGCTCTTCCCATTCGCGGCGCCGCGCGTTTCCGGCTCCCTCGCAGATGCCGGTCCACAGGCCGAGAACCAGATGCGTCTGCTGCTGTGGTCCGTCGAGCGTCTGATCGCTGGCCTGTCCGAGATCGGTGTAGACACCGAGATCGGCAAGCGACTGCACGTGGTCATCCCAGGTTCACCGAACCGTGGCCGCTTCGGTGGCGACGGCGCCTACGGCGAGTCCAAGGCTGCCCTTGATGCGCTGGTCACCCGTTGGCATGCAGAACCAGTGTGGGGCGATCGCACCTCCCTGGTCCACGCTCTCATCGGTTGGGTACGCGGCACCGGCCTCATGGGCGGCAACGACCCACTGGTCGAGGCCGTCGAGGCAGCTGGCGTGCGCACCTACGCCACCAACGAGATCGCAGAAGAACTCTTGTCACAGGTCGCGCCTTCCGTGCGCGAAGAAGCTGCTCAGACACCAGTGGTGAAGGACTTCACCGGCGGACTTGGCGAGGCTGATCTGAACTTGGCCGAACTGGCTCGTGGCGCTGCAGCGCAGGCTGCTGCCGCGGAGCAGGACGTCGAAAAGCCTGTGACCATCAAGGCACTGCCTACGCCATACCGTCGCTTCGAAGCCACCGCTCCGTCCTTCGAGGTCACGCAGCGTCTCGAGGACATGGTTGTCATCGTCGGCGCCGGCGAGCTTGGCCCATACGGCTCTGCCCGCACGCGTTTCGACGCCGAGCTCACCGGCTCCCTGTCCGCCGCCGGCGTCACCGAGCTGGCATGGTCCATGGGCCTCATCCACTGGGACGAGGATCCAAAGCCAGGCTGGTACGACGCTTCCGACGACCCAGTAGCAGAAGAAGACATCTTCGATCGCTACCACGACGAGGTTCTCGCCCGCGTCGGCGTACGCCAGTACCACGATGACTTCGGCATGGTGGACAACCTCATGCCAGAGCTCACCACTGTCTACCTGGATCGCGACCTTAACTTCAACGTCTCCGATGAAGCTGCCGCTCGCACCTTCGTTGACTCCGAGCCAGACACTACGACGGCGCACTTCGACGAAGAAGCAGGGGAGTGGGTTGTCACCCGCAAGGCTGGTTCCGCAGTTCGCGTGCCTCGCCGCATGGCGATGTCCCGCTTCGTCGGTGGCCAGATCCCAGAGGGCTTCGACCCATCGGTCTACGGCATCCCTGCGGACATGATCGACAACTTGGACCGCGTCGCAGTCTGGAACCTGGTGTGCACTGTGGACGCCTTCCTGTCCAGCGGCTTCACCCCGGCAGAGATCATGCGTTCCCTGCACCCAACCCGCGTGTCCTCCACCCAGGGCACCGGCATGGGCGGCATGGCCTCCCTGCGCTCCCTGTTCGTTGATGGTCTGCTCGCCGAGCCACGCCAGAACGACATCCTGCAGGAAGCCCTGCCGAACGTCATGGCTGGCCACGTCATGCAGTCCTACGTCGGTGGCTACGGTCAGATGATCCACCCAGTAGCCGCTTGTGCGACCGCCGCGGTATCCGTGGAAGAAGGCATGGACAAGATCCGTTTGGGCAAGGCTGACTTCGTGGTCGCCGGTGGCCTCGACGACCTGTCCATGGAAGGCATCACGGGCTTCGGCGACATGGCCGCTACCGCCGACTCCGGCGTCATGCGTGCCAAGGGCATTGACGATAAGTTCTTCTCCCGCGCGAACGACCGTCGCCGTGGAGGCTTCGTGGAATCCGCTGGTGGCGGTACCATCCTGCTGGCTCGCGGTTCCGTGGCGGCTGACCTCGGACTGCCTGTCTTGGGCGTCGTAGCGTTCGCAGAGTCCTTCGCGGATGGCGCGCACACCTCCATCCCGGCTCCTGGTCTGGGCGCTCTGGGCGCAGCCCGTGGCGGCACGGATTCTCGCCTGGTTCACGCGCTGGCTGCAGTGGGTGTCACACCGGATGAGATCGCGGTCGTGTCCAAGCACGACACCTCCACCGAGGCCAACGATCCGAACGAGTCTGACCTGCACACCCGCATCGCTCGCGCGATCGGCCGTACGCAGGGCAACCCGCTGTACGTCATCTCTCAGAAGACCCTCACCGGTCACGCCAAGGGTGGCGCTGCAGCATTCCAGATGATCGGTTTGACCCAGGTCCTTCGCTCCGGTGTGGTTCCTCCGAACCGCGCTCTCGACTGTGTCGATCCGGCGCTGGCTAAGAACGACGCGCTGGTCTGGCTGCGTTCCCAGCTGGATCTGCGCGCGAAGGCTCCCAAGGCCGGTCTGGTTACCTCGCTCGGCTTTGGTCACGTCTCCGCACTGATCGCGATCGTGCACCCAGCAGCGTTCGAGGCAGCGCTCGGTGATCGTGTTGCGTCCTGGCGTGAGGCTGCAGCCGCGCGTGAAGATGCCGGCCTGCGCCGCATCTTGGGCGCGATGCACGGCGGCTCCGCACTCTACGAGAAGCCAGTCGACCGCAACCTGGGCGGCACCGGCGCCGCTGCTAAGGAACGCGAGGCAGCAATGTTGCTGTCCGAGTCTGCACGCCTTATCGACGGCGTGATGCAGCCTTAA
- a CDS encoding YkvI family membrane protein: MTTSRSFAIAMSFVGLLVGAGFATGQEVVQYFTSFGVHGVWGIIVAGAIMTLAGTVFLQLGSYFHASEHNTVFRQVTHPIISKLLDISVIITLFSIGFVMLAGAGSSMSQQFGWPTWAGSTLMLVLVMACGLLDVNKVSTVIGAVTPLIIIAVVFVSIYTLLNMPSDPAAMMELSSQIDSPVSNWLVSALNYNGLALILAVSMSLVIGGDHLDPHEAGRGGFWGGITYTALMGLAFFALLMNADKVMVSDIPMLYILSSIHPVLGFVMSIIIFLMIFNTAIGMFYALGKRLSAGREERYLPIFIVGCLAGYAVSFFGFKTLMAFVYPVIGYIGMFMVVVLVYAWLISFKDIKDEARRRARIKALLRLKLRPDHEYDEAKDAVIGEELKESVVDEEELLTNVLEEVADDLHKDDAVDFDVEDFDIDDHDVDEYLEAAR, from the coding sequence GTGACCACCTCCAGATCCTTCGCCATCGCCATGTCCTTCGTAGGACTACTTGTGGGGGCGGGCTTCGCGACCGGCCAAGAGGTGGTGCAGTACTTCACGTCCTTCGGCGTCCACGGCGTGTGGGGAATCATCGTCGCAGGCGCCATCATGACTCTCGCGGGCACTGTTTTCTTACAGCTCGGCAGCTACTTTCACGCTAGCGAGCACAACACCGTCTTCCGCCAGGTGACACACCCAATTATTTCTAAGCTTCTCGACATCTCCGTCATCATCACCCTCTTCTCTATCGGTTTCGTCATGCTCGCCGGTGCTGGCTCGAGCATGTCGCAGCAATTTGGCTGGCCGACGTGGGCGGGCTCCACGCTGATGTTGGTGCTGGTTATGGCGTGCGGGCTTCTCGACGTCAATAAAGTCTCTACGGTCATTGGTGCCGTCACCCCGTTGATCATTATCGCGGTGGTATTCGTGAGCATCTACACGTTGCTGAATATGCCCTCCGACCCGGCAGCGATGATGGAGCTGTCCTCCCAAATTGACTCACCGGTCTCAAACTGGCTGGTCTCAGCGTTGAACTACAACGGTCTGGCGCTCATTCTGGCCGTTTCCATGAGTCTGGTTATCGGCGGTGACCATCTGGATCCACACGAGGCGGGTCGGGGTGGATTCTGGGGCGGCATTACTTATACCGCGTTGATGGGGCTGGCATTTTTTGCGCTGCTCATGAATGCGGACAAGGTCATGGTGTCGGATATTCCGATGCTCTACATTCTGAGTAGCATTCACCCGGTGCTCGGATTCGTCATGTCGATCATCATTTTTCTCATGATCTTCAACACCGCGATCGGAATGTTCTACGCTCTGGGCAAACGTCTTTCTGCCGGTAGGGAAGAGCGATACCTGCCAATCTTTATCGTCGGCTGCCTCGCGGGTTACGCGGTGTCCTTCTTTGGCTTCAAGACGTTGATGGCCTTCGTCTATCCGGTCATCGGTTACATCGGCATGTTCATGGTTGTTGTGTTGGTCTATGCGTGGTTGATCTCGTTCAAGGATATTAAGGACGAGGCACGTCGTCGCGCGCGTATCAAGGCGCTGCTGCGCCTCAAGCTCCGCCCGGATCATGAATATGACGAGGCTAAGGACGCTGTCATTGGTGAGGAACTGAAGGAATCAGTCGTCGATGAAGAAGAGCTCCTGACCAATGTCCTTGAAGAGGTCGCTGACGATCTGCATAAGGACGATGCCGTGGACTTTGATGTCGAAGATTTCGATATCGATGACCATGACGTAGATGAGTACCTAGAGGCCGCGCGCTAG
- a CDS encoding winged helix-turn-helix domain-containing protein: protein MSAHPRLDLNPAFSNPLRFSLMAALAGVDNMLFKDLRDYIATTDSTLSKHGSALEELGYVHIKKGFVGKKPQTKLSLTRNGLKAWQDHLNALREIAG, encoded by the coding sequence ATGAGCGCGCACCCTCGGCTGGACCTCAACCCCGCCTTTTCCAATCCCCTGCGCTTTTCCCTAATGGCGGCGCTCGCCGGCGTAGACAACATGTTGTTTAAGGATCTGCGCGACTACATCGCTACTACGGACTCCACCCTCTCCAAGCATGGTTCCGCCCTGGAGGAATTGGGATACGTGCATATCAAGAAAGGGTTCGTGGGCAAGAAGCCACAAACCAAGCTTTCACTAACCCGCAACGGATTGAAAGCCTGGCAGGATCACCTGAACGCCCTGCGGGAGATTGCAGGATAG